The Thermotoga neapolitana DSM 4359 sequence GGAATCGCCATAGCGATGATCGGTGCAAAGAGGGGTCATCGAGTGATACTCACAATGCCAGAGACGATGAGTGTGGAAAGAAGAAAGGTTTTAAAGATGCTCGGAGCAGAACTCGTGCTCACCCCTGGGGACCTTGGAATGAAAGGGGCCATAGAGAAGGCAAAAGAGATCGCACAGGAGACGGGAGCACACATGCTTCAGCAGTTCGAAAACCCATACAACGTCTATTCCCATCAGTTCACAACGGGGCCCGAGATCCTGAGGCAGATGGATTACCAGATAGATGCCTTCGTTGCGGGCGTGGGAACAGGGGGAACGATCAGCGGTGTTGGAAGGGTCCTGAAGACCTTTTTCGGAGACAGAGTGAAGGTGGTGGCCGTTGAGCCGGCAAAATCCCCTGTTCTCTCCGGTGGACAGCCCGGAAAGCACGCCATACAGGGAATAGGAGCTGGGTTTGTTCCGAAGATTCTCGACAGGTCTGTGATAGATGAAGTGATCACCGTCGAAGACGAGGAAGCCTACGACATGGCGAGGTACCTTGCGAAAAAAGAGGGTCTCCTTGTGGGAGTCTCCTCCGGTGCGAACGTCGCCGCCGCACTGAAAGTGGCACAGAAACTCGGAAAAGACGCAAGGGTCGTGACCATCGCACCCGACCACGCAGAAAGATATCTGAGCATCCTGTGAAGGGAACGTACATCCTGCTTCTGAAACTCGAAAAAAGCGTCACTTTGAAACACGGAAAGAAAACCTCACAACTGAAACCGGGCTACTACGCCTACGTGGGATCTGCAATGGGGGGATTCTCAAAGAGGATCCCCCGTTATTTCTTAGGTCCTCAGAAAAAGCACTGGCACATAGACCACCTCCTTGATCATGCAAAGATCGCAGGACTGGTCATGTTCCACGGAAAAAGACTGGAGGAAAAGATAGCGGGTGTGTTATCATCATATTTTGAAGGCATAGAAGGTTTCGGTGCCAGTGATCTTGATGTGAAGACCTGTCTTTTTCGTGTTGATCCCGTCGAACTTTTTTCTCTTCTGGGGGGATTCCGTGAGAATAGAGATACTCGACGGCCACAGAAACATCGGGGGAAACAAGATCAGGGTGGTTGACTCTGAAAACGACGCCTTCCTTCTCGATTTCGGTCTCAACTTCTCCAGATGGGGGGAGTTCTTCGAAGAGTTCCTGAACCCAAGAACAGGGAGGATCCTCCACGACCTTTTGAAACTCAACATGGTTCCCCGTCTGAACATCTACAGAGAAGACCTCTTCGATGGAAAGTTCGAAGACCCGGTGAATTACTCCTTTCTTTTCCTGAGCCACGCCCACGCAGACCACACCGGAATGGTCGGTCTCATAGATGAAAAGATCCCCCTTCTCATGACTGGTGAAACTCTTGCTGTGATGAACGCAAGTGTGAAGACAACCAACTCGAACGTTCTCATCCAGCTCGATGGAAAAAAGAGAAGAAAAGCATCAGAAAAAGACGTGGAAAACGGTATCAGACCTGATCTCACGGTGAGCGGAAGATCGAAAGACACAGAGGAACTTGAAAGGTGCATCTCCTTTCCGGAAAAGACAGAACTCGATGACTACAGAACGGTTGAGATGAGTACTCTCTGGAAGGACGACCTCTTCGTCGAGCCCGTCTATCACTCCGTGATCGGTGCAGCCGGTCTTGTGGTGAAGGTGGATGGGTTCTGGCTCGCCTACACCGGTGACTTCAGAACGGGCCCGGAGACACCAGAGGAAGAACGTTACTGGCTGGACACACTGGGCGAAAAGAGACTATCACTTTCTCTTCGAACGTTTCAGTTTTTTGAAAAACTGAAGGACAAGCGCCCCATCGTCCTCATCGTCGAAGGAACAAGACTGGCAAGAGAAGAGAACGTGGAAAACACAGAAAAAGACGTCTACGAAAACGCAACGAAGGTCTTCAGAAAGACAAAAAACCTGATACTCGTTGACTTCCCAGTTAGACACCTCGAAAGGCTCTTCACCTTCCTGAAAGTCTGCATGGAAAACAACAGAAAACTCGTTCTCATGCCAAAAGACTACGCCTATCTCATCGAAATGGAACGCGTGGAGCCACTCTGGAAACTTTCCGAAGAAGAGAAAAGCCACATCAGGGTGTATCACCCCGGAAAACTGACCTACATAAACCTGGAAAAAGAGGCACTCATCAAAGCAAAGAGTGAGGGTATCCTCATACCTCCCAATGAGATAAACTACTCCCCCGGAGAGTACACACTGGTTGCAGGCTACTGGGACTTTCCACACATCCTCGATCTCGACGAGAACGTTTTGAACGGTGCCATCTACATTCACTCCACCAGCGAGGCCTACACGGAAGAGCAGGAAATCGATGCAAGGCGCTTCATGAACTGGCTCAGATACTTCAACATAAAACCGTTCGGCCTGAAGGAGCGAAACGGAAGTGTGGTCTTCACAAAAGAGTTCCACGCCTCGGGCCACGTTTCACCGAGAAGCCTCGAGGCGATCCTGAACGATCTGAAACCAGACTACATCGTACCCGTTCACACGCTGAACCCGAACTGGTTCGTCGAACGCTGGAAAGAGAGAGTCCTTCTGAATGATGTGATTGTGCTATAATTTGTTCTGACACTTCTAAAGGGAGGTGGAAAGGTGGCAAGCAGAGAGGAGATCCTTTCGAAAGTGAAGAGCATAATCTCAGAGAAACTAGGAGTGGACGAAGAACAGGTCACGGAAGAGGCAAAACTCATAGACGATCTTGGAGCGGACTCTCTCGACCTTGTCGATCTCGTGATGGACTTCGAAAGCGAGTTCGGTGTGAAAGTGGACGATGCAGACCTTGAGAAGATCTCGACGGTGGGCGACATAGTCAGTTACATCGAAAAGAAATTGGGGTGAGCTCGCCTCACCCCCTTTCTATCTCCTCCGGTGTGATCAGTCTGATCCTTCCTGAAAGTTCGTACTCTCTGAACCTGTCCCCACTCAGAACGACCGCCCCCATGGAGATCGCAAGAGACACGATCAGACGATCCGCAGGAGACTCGAAGAAAACGTTCGGTGATTCCTTCCACCTCCTGAACCTCTCCCTTTCTGAAACGGGAAGAACAAACTCTGCGTTCCTGTCGAAGACGATCCTGTAGGGAAAGAAAAAATCTTCGAAGATGGAGAGCTTTTCAAAGATTCTGTAAATGTACGAAACAGAGAGGTTCCCCCTCCACAGGAGGTTGCTCCCATCAAGAACAATCGGACAGACAGGTTTTCTCACAACGGCCGCAACAACGTAAGGATGAACCTTCAGAGATTCAATCCTGCTTTTCTCAGAAGCCGGCAAAATCCTGTAGAAACTTCTCAACTCCTTCACCTTCTCTTCACTCAACTCCTCAAGCGAGAGTTCCTCGATGTGCTTCAAAATATCCGTCTCTTTACTTTCTTCCTCTTCCTCGTCGACATCTTCCAGATGAAGGTAAAGGTCCAGGAAGTCTCTCTTTCCGAGTTTCATCCTGAGAGAATTCGCCTTCTGAATGAACTCATCGACGTTTTTTGTCTTCAGCATCCTTTTGAGTTTTTCTGAAGGAAGAGGAAACTTCTTTGGAGAGTACCAGAAGAGAATCTCAAGAACGTCCACCTCATCGACCCCCAGGATCTTCGAGGCAAAAGAAAGATCGCCCTTCAGCGCCTTTCTCACGGCAAGTTCGAAGATGTCAACCGGAACATCCACCTCGGAGAGCCTTCCAAGAAAGATCCCCTTTAAGACCTTCAGATCCTTCTCCTTCCAGTTTCTTCTTCTGAGAAGAAAAAAAAAGTCGTTTCTTGCTTCAAGGAGTACCTTCCTCATCTGCATATCTCTATCTCGTCTCCTTCTTTCACAGAGAGAACTTCTCTTGCATCTCCCATGTTCACCGCCACTTCAAGAAAGCCGGCGCTGTCTGGGTGAACAAGGAGTTCCCCTCTTTCCACATCACCGAAGGCCCTCGTGACGGTCGCCCTGTACTCTTTCTTTCCAACCTTCACTCTCACCACGTCGTCGAAGTCCACTCCAAGGCTCATGAACATCTCGAAGGGAATGTTCGTTGAGACGTTCCCGAAGGTGTCCACAACGGCAATCTCGCCGATCACACAGTCTTCCTTCAGGGTGGGTTTTCTCATCTTCAAGGCCTCGTACGAGAGAAGCCTTTCTCCCACCTTTTCCATCGGAAGACCCATGTCAAGGTGTGCCGCAACGGGAGCGAAGATGTCCCGCCCGTGGAAGGTGAAGGAAGGACTTTTTTTGTAGAACAGTTCTCTGTTCTCTATTTCTCTGATCTCTGCCACTCCGTACTCTTCTGCGACAACCGTGAGAACACCGTTATCAGGGGCAACAAAGAAGAGATCGTTCCTGGTCTTCATGACGATCGCTTTTCTTGCGGTTCCCACACCGTAGTCGACAACAACGAGGAACACCGTGGAGGGTGGAAAATCCAGTGACGCACGATAGAGCACATGGGACGCCTTTCTCACGTTGAAGGGTTCTATCTCGTGCGTGATGTCTATGATCTCGGCGGATGGGTTTATCCTCTTGATCACCGCCTTTGCGACTCCCACGTAGTGGCTTTTCAGGCCCCAGTCTGTGAGAAAGCCGATCATATTTCCCCCTCCATTTTTTTGAATTGTTTCACTGTTTTATGGTATTATTATAGCGTGATCATTCGTTCGTATCCCGCCCGAGCCCGCCGGGCCGTGGGGAAAGAGAAAGGGGAGGTTTTCCCTCCCCTTTCTCCGTGAGACTTCTCCGATCACTCCACAGGTTCAAAGTCTTCCTTCGAGGCTCCACAGAGTGGACATACCCAGTCATCTGGCAGTTCCTCGAAAGGTGTTCCGGGTTCGATCCCGCTGTCAGGATCCCCCTTCTCCGGATCGTAGATGTAACCACAGAGTGTGCACCTGTACTTCTTCATGGACTCACCTCACTCCTCGACAGTGATCTTTTTGCTACTTTCCCAAAGACCGTGTATGTTGCAGAAAGACAGCGCGAGTATGGTACCCGATCTGTTCAATTTTAACACGGTCGTGACGACGGGCTCCGTGTAGACGAAACCAGTGTTCGGCCCCTGAACAGACTCTCCATGCGCGTTGAACTCGTACCTTCCCACCTCGTAAACGTAGGGATCACCGTCTGGCTGGAAGAAGACCTTGATCCACCTGATGTGGTGCTCCGTCGTGTTGGGATGTGGGATTTCTTTTCCCACGGTGACGGTGATCTGAACCGCTTCTCCCTTCTTCACCTTCTCTGGTGCCTCTATAACCGGAACGTGCTTTTCCTTTTTGAAATCCTCCGTTTTGATGAAATCAGAAAGTTTCATGCTATCCCTCCTTCATACTGAAAACTCCCTGTAGGCACTCCTCGGTGCACCACAGACGGGGCACTTCTCTGGTGGCTCTCCCTCGACGGTGTGTCCACAGACAGGACAGATGTAAACCTTCTCAGCGGGGTAGTCTTCTCCCTTTTCGACGAGTTCTTTTGCCTTCTTGTACATCTCCGCGTGGATCTTTTCTGCCTCCCAGGCAAACTTCGTACTTCTTTCTGCTCCCTTTTCCTGCTGGAACTGGGCAACCGTGTTGTAGACGGGGTAC is a genomic window containing:
- a CDS encoding rubrerythrin family protein translates to MREMTKKFLEDAFAGESMAHMKYLIFADEAEQRGLKKLANLFRAIAYAEFVHARNHYRELGKIYREMAENVQQCIDGETFEIEEMYPVYNTVAQFQQEKGAERSTKFAWEAEKIHAEMYKKAKELVEKGEDYPAEKVYICPVCGHTVEGEPPEKCPVCGAPRSAYREFSV
- a CDS encoding acyl carrier protein, which translates into the protein MASREEILSKVKSIISEKLGVDEEQVTEEAKLIDDLGADSLDLVDLVMDFESEFGVKVDDADLEKISTVGDIVSYIEKKLG
- a CDS encoding ribonuclease J, with product MRIEILDGHRNIGGNKIRVVDSENDAFLLDFGLNFSRWGEFFEEFLNPRTGRILHDLLKLNMVPRLNIYREDLFDGKFEDPVNYSFLFLSHAHADHTGMVGLIDEKIPLLMTGETLAVMNASVKTTNSNVLIQLDGKKRRKASEKDVENGIRPDLTVSGRSKDTEELERCISFPEKTELDDYRTVEMSTLWKDDLFVEPVYHSVIGAAGLVVKVDGFWLAYTGDFRTGPETPEEERYWLDTLGEKRLSLSLRTFQFFEKLKDKRPIVLIVEGTRLAREENVENTEKDVYENATKVFRKTKNLILVDFPVRHLERLFTFLKVCMENNRKLVLMPKDYAYLIEMERVEPLWKLSEEEKSHIRVYHPGKLTYINLEKEALIKAKSEGILIPPNEINYSPGEYTLVAGYWDFPHILDLDENVLNGAIYIHSTSEAYTEEQEIDARRFMNWLRYFNIKPFGLKERNGSVVFTKEFHASGHVSPRSLEAILNDLKPDYIVPVHTLNPNWFVERWKERVLLNDVIVL
- a CDS encoding GIY-YIG nuclease family protein; this encodes MKGTYILLLKLEKSVTLKHGKKTSQLKPGYYAYVGSAMGGFSKRIPRYFLGPQKKHWHIDHLLDHAKIAGLVMFHGKRLEEKIAGVLSSYFEGIEGFGASDLDVKTCLFRVDPVELFSLLGGFRENRDTRRPQKHRGKQDQGG
- the cysK gene encoding cysteine synthase A, with the translated sequence MMERLIGNTPIVRLDSVDSRIFLKLEKNNPGGSVKDRPALFMILDAEKRGLLKNGIVEPTSGNMGIAIAMIGAKRGHRVILTMPETMSVERRKVLKMLGAELVLTPGDLGMKGAIEKAKEIAQETGAHMLQQFENPYNVYSHQFTTGPEILRQMDYQIDAFVAGVGTGGTISGVGRVLKTFFGDRVKVVAVEPAKSPVLSGGQPGKHAIQGIGAGFVPKILDRSVIDEVITVEDEEAYDMARYLAKKEGLLVGVSSGANVAAALKVAQKLGKDARVVTIAPDHAERYLSIL
- a CDS encoding SAM hydrolase/SAM-dependent halogenase family protein, with amino-acid sequence MIGFLTDWGLKSHYVGVAKAVIKRINPSAEIIDITHEIEPFNVRKASHVLYRASLDFPPSTVFLVVVDYGVGTARKAIVMKTRNDLFFVAPDNGVLTVVAEEYGVAEIREIENRELFYKKSPSFTFHGRDIFAPVAAHLDMGLPMEKVGERLLSYEALKMRKPTLKEDCVIGEIAVVDTFGNVSTNIPFEMFMSLGVDFDDVVRVKVGKKEYRATVTRAFGDVERGELLVHPDSAGFLEVAVNMGDAREVLSVKEGDEIEICR
- a CDS encoding class II SORL domain-containing protein, giving the protein MKLSDFIKTEDFKKEKHVPVIEAPEKVKKGEAVQITVTVGKEIPHPNTTEHHIRWIKVFFQPDGDPYVYEVGRYEFNAHGESVQGPNTGFVYTEPVVTTVLKLNRSGTILALSFCNIHGLWESSKKITVEE
- the rd gene encoding rubredoxin, producing MKKYRCTLCGYIYDPEKGDPDSGIEPGTPFEELPDDWVCPLCGASKEDFEPVE